Proteins from a genomic interval of Zingiber officinale cultivar Zhangliang chromosome 1B, Zo_v1.1, whole genome shotgun sequence:
- the LOC121990926 gene encoding uncharacterized protein LOC121990926 isoform X1 produces MKKIKVKCERFFILCIQTIVRFIYYHPFVICLVFVLLKLYKSFPSLLAFLVSSSPVIVCTFLLLGLLLSYGEPNIPVIKEENKRTWDASSMDTGSSSRCLYAKENENISIENHIDYGNYNDEKAIADEEDYHAVDESEGNKNINTIMTKISSGEEVKKASYVVENEVNQLIQGKEHSVQGSYKDDIVLAKKLGGGAETGANVIPYSIMNEEIENFMLEIGRPALDCHFDSSLALPYQSVEDRDVSSDSESDGAESSSSDASMENIIPLFEELHPVLHSEHVSITKLAASSEGSLVDHESDDIDEKYLQEKDEAQEEKVVYDATAAVRWTEDDQKNVMDLGSSELERNQRLVNLIAKRRARKNLTFRMDRNPIDWDANDSFLGKDELSRLHVHVPSRRNPFDTPDDSVETMDLPPIPGSAPSSLLPRRNPFDFLYGDEEQEGNLIGETWDLQDFVPASHSESLFRRVDTFDLGRRDLQQERHQSRFKPYLTSEMDLEGTSIFQRQYSGNSESKVSFISGSDTVSPSTDLAHKRGLERQEVNREVELSSLAEHGTDAGDLQIHTSKEESDDADKGKREHPTNYIEIDEASPSASWSSLDKQEALQCAGQGGNLDSLVKLEICSPGALEVTAASGTADSLPVNANVEELSSVGKKPFEWFPTSVFIYENRSRLSEVDDNSEYNAAKIGKSVVQEVPDQDGSLISLELIESSECLDSLIVMEKISEISIQSISDLSKSSSATESPALTKTVNSSDEESNEVQSSALDTCQTLPEEIDRSANSHIRELLSNHEGSDLMFQKDSQSEDIASGSKSSLNHVFDSKGKSAMIADALGNQSSEESSIKSPEVHSEVSQDQIVETLTWSPCDPRDNIEQTLLQSSEACTTQNNVSQTVTDLEIPVIETKSVEEINAYHENHSYFEQTSDESNKQSIHQANTDSDFPDVEARSIEEIHSHFQKITEECPSLPLYE; encoded by the exons ATGAAGAAAATTAAAGTGAAGTGTgaaagattttttattttgtgCATTCAAACAATAGTCAGATTTATATATTATCATCCTTTTGTCATTTGTCTCGTGTTTGTCTTGCTTAAATTGTACAAGTCTTTTCCTTCTCTGCTCGCTTTTCTGGTTTCTTCTTCTCCTGTCATTGTCTGCACATTCCTTCTTCTTGGACTCCTTTTGAGCTACGGAGAACCTAACATACCTGTAATCAAGGAAGAGAATAAAAGGACTTGGGATGCTTCTTCTATGGACACAGGGAGCTCTTCGCGTTGCCTTTATGCTAAGGAGAATGAGAATATATCAATTGAGAACCATATAGATTATGGAAATTATAATGATGAAAAGGCCATTGCAGACGAGGAAGATTATCACGCAGTGGATGAATCTGAAGGAAACAAGAACATTAATACCATTATGACCAAAATTTCGTCAGGTGAGGAAGTGAAAAAAGCCAGCTATGTTGTGGAGAATGAAGTGAATCAACTGATTCAAGGAAAAGAACATTCAGTCCAGGGGAGTTATAAAGACGATATTGTTCTTGCCAAGAAGCTAGGTGGTGGAGCAGAAACTGGTGCAAATGTAATACCTTACAGTATTATGAATGAAGAAATTGAGAATTTTATGTTGGAGATTGGGAGGCCTGCCTTGGACTGTCATTTTGACTCCTCATTAGCTTTGCCATATCAGTCTGTTGAAGATCGTGATGTTTCATCAGATAGTGAATCAGATGGTGCAGAGAGTTCCTCTTCTGATGCTTCCATGGAGAACATCATTCCCTTGTTTGAAGAACTGCATCCTGTGCTACATTCTGAGCATGTTTCTATTACAAAGTTAGCTGCTTCCTCTGAAGGTTCACTGGTGGACCATGAAAGTGATGATATTGATGAAAAATATTTGCAAGAAAAAGATGAAGCGCAAGAGGAAAAAGTTGTTTACGATGCAACTGCTGCAGTGAGATGGACAGAAGATGACCAGAAAAACGTGATGGATCTTGGTTCTTCTGAATTGGAGAGAAATCAAAGGTTAGTAAATCTAATAGCAAAACGAAGAGCAAGGAAGAATCTGACATTTAGGATGGACAGAAATCCAATTGACTGGGATGCTAATGACTCTTTCCTTGGCAAAGATGAGCTATCACGCCTTCATGTCCATGTTCCCTCGAGAAGGAATCCATTTGATACTCCTGATGACTCAGTGGAAACTATGGACTTACCACCAATACCCGGCTCTGCTCCGTCTTCTCTGCTACCCAGACGAAATCCTTTTGATTTTCTATATGGCGACGAAGAACAAGAGGGTAATCTCATAGGTGAAACTTGGGATCTCCAGGATTTTGTTCCAGCTTCACACTCTGAGAGCTTATTTAGAAGGGTTGACACCTTTGACTTAGGAAGAAGAGACCTTCAGCAAGAGAGACATCAGTCGAGGTTTAAACCTTATCTTACTTCAGAGATGGATTTAGAAGGAACTTCTATTTTTCAGAGACAATACAGTGGCAATAGTGAATCAAAAGTGAGTTTTATTTCAGGATCAGACACAGTTTCTCCATCTACAGATCTGGCACATAAAAGAGGGCTGGAGAGGCAGGAGGTTAATAGGGAAGTTGAACTGTCATCTCTTGCTGAACATGGAACTGATGCAGGGGATCTTCAAATTCACACTTCTAAGGAGGAATCTGATGACGCTGACAAAGGGAAGAGGGAACATCCTACAAATTATATTGAGATTGATGAAGCTAGTCCATCAGCCAGTTGGAGCTCTCTCGATAAACAGGAAGCTTTGCAGTGTGCAG GTCAAGGTGGTAATCTGGATTCTTTAGTGAAGTTAGAAATTTGTTCTCCAGGGGCATTGGAGGTCACAGCTGCTTCAGGAACTGCAGATTCTCTGCCAGTTAATGCAAATGTGGAAGAGTTATCATCCGTTGGTAAAAAACCATTTGAATGGTTCCCAACTTCAGTTTTTATCTATGAAAACAGATCAAGACTGAGTGAGGTTGATGACAACAGTGAATATAATGCAGCCAAAATCGGAAAATCAGTTGTTCAAGAAGTTCCAGATCAAGATGGAAGTTTaattagtttagaattaattGAATCATCAGAATGCTTGGATTCCTTGATTGTTATGGAGAAGATTTCTGAGATTAGTATCCAGTCAATAAGTGATCTGTCCAAGTCAAGCAGTGCCACTGAGAGTCCAGCTCTGACAAAGACTGTCAATAGCTCTGATGAAGAATCTAATGAGGTCCAATCTTCTGCCTTAGATACTTGCCAGACTTTGCCAGAAGAGATCGATCGATCTGCTAATTCCCACATTAGAGAGCTGTTATCTAATCATGAAGGATCTGATTTAATGTTTCAAAAGGATAGCCAGTCTGAAGATATTGCTTCTGGTTCCAAAAGTTCATTAAACCATGTCTTCGATTCTAAAGGTAAGTCTGCTATGATTGCTGATGCATTAGGTAACCAATCCTCCGAAGAAAGTTCCATTAAGTCTCCGGAGGTGCATTCAGAAGTCAGCCAAGACCAAATTGTTGAAACACTAACTTGGTCTCCGTGTGACCCTAGGGATAACATTGAACAGACTCTTCTTCAGTCGAGTGAAGCTTGTACTACTCAGAACAATGTATCCCAAACTGTGACAGATTTAGAGATTCCAGTCATCGAAACAAAATCTGTTGAAGAAATCAACGCATATCATGAAAATCACTCATATTTTGAACAAACTAGCGATGAAAGCAACAAACAATCTATACATCAAGCTAACACTGATTCAGATTTTCCAGATGTTGAAGCAAGATCTATTGAAGAAATTCACtcacattttcaaaaaattaCTGAAGAATGCCCAAGCTTACCTCTATATGAATGA
- the LOC121990926 gene encoding uncharacterized protein LOC121990926 isoform X2, translated as MKKIKVKCERFFILCIQTIVRFIYYHPFVICLVFVLLKLYKSFPSLLAFLVSSSPVIVCTFLLLGLLLSYGEPNIPVIKEENKRTWDASSMDTGSSSRCLYAKENENISIENHIDYGNYNDEKAIADEEDYHAVDESEGNKNINTIMTKISSGEEVKKASYVVENEVNQLIQGKEHSVQGSYKDDIVLAKKLGGGAETGANVIPYSIMNEEIENFMLEIGRPALDCHFDSSLALPYQSVEDRDVSSDSESDGAESSSSDASMENIIPLFEELHPVLHSEHVSITKLAASSEGSLVDHESDDIDEKYLQEKDEAQEEKVVYDATAAVRWTEDDQKNVMDLGSSELERNQRLVNLIAKRRARKNLTFRMDRNPIDWDANDSFLGKDELSRLHVHVPSRRNPFDTPDDSVETMDLPPIPGSAPSSLLPRRNPFDFLYGDEEQEGNLIGETWDLQDFVPASHSESLFRRVDTFDLGRRDLQQERHQSRFKPYLTSEMDLEGTSIFQRQYSGNSESKVSFISGSDTVSPSTDLAHKRGLERQEVNREVELSSLAEHGTDAGDLQIHTSKEESDDADKGKREHPTNYIEIDEASPSASWSSLDKQEALQCAGQGGNLDSLVKLEICSPGALEVTAASGTADSLPVNANVEELSSVGKKPFEWFPTSVFIYENRSRLSEVDDNSEYNAAKIGKSVVQEVPDQDGSLISLELIESSECLDSLIVMEKISEISIQSISDLSKSSSATESPALTKTVNSSDEESNEVQSSALDTCQTLPEEIDRSANSHIRELLSNHEGSDLMFQKDSQSEDIASGSKSSLNHVFDSKGITLNRLFFSRVKLVLLRTMYPKL; from the exons ATGAAGAAAATTAAAGTGAAGTGTgaaagattttttattttgtgCATTCAAACAATAGTCAGATTTATATATTATCATCCTTTTGTCATTTGTCTCGTGTTTGTCTTGCTTAAATTGTACAAGTCTTTTCCTTCTCTGCTCGCTTTTCTGGTTTCTTCTTCTCCTGTCATTGTCTGCACATTCCTTCTTCTTGGACTCCTTTTGAGCTACGGAGAACCTAACATACCTGTAATCAAGGAAGAGAATAAAAGGACTTGGGATGCTTCTTCTATGGACACAGGGAGCTCTTCGCGTTGCCTTTATGCTAAGGAGAATGAGAATATATCAATTGAGAACCATATAGATTATGGAAATTATAATGATGAAAAGGCCATTGCAGACGAGGAAGATTATCACGCAGTGGATGAATCTGAAGGAAACAAGAACATTAATACCATTATGACCAAAATTTCGTCAGGTGAGGAAGTGAAAAAAGCCAGCTATGTTGTGGAGAATGAAGTGAATCAACTGATTCAAGGAAAAGAACATTCAGTCCAGGGGAGTTATAAAGACGATATTGTTCTTGCCAAGAAGCTAGGTGGTGGAGCAGAAACTGGTGCAAATGTAATACCTTACAGTATTATGAATGAAGAAATTGAGAATTTTATGTTGGAGATTGGGAGGCCTGCCTTGGACTGTCATTTTGACTCCTCATTAGCTTTGCCATATCAGTCTGTTGAAGATCGTGATGTTTCATCAGATAGTGAATCAGATGGTGCAGAGAGTTCCTCTTCTGATGCTTCCATGGAGAACATCATTCCCTTGTTTGAAGAACTGCATCCTGTGCTACATTCTGAGCATGTTTCTATTACAAAGTTAGCTGCTTCCTCTGAAGGTTCACTGGTGGACCATGAAAGTGATGATATTGATGAAAAATATTTGCAAGAAAAAGATGAAGCGCAAGAGGAAAAAGTTGTTTACGATGCAACTGCTGCAGTGAGATGGACAGAAGATGACCAGAAAAACGTGATGGATCTTGGTTCTTCTGAATTGGAGAGAAATCAAAGGTTAGTAAATCTAATAGCAAAACGAAGAGCAAGGAAGAATCTGACATTTAGGATGGACAGAAATCCAATTGACTGGGATGCTAATGACTCTTTCCTTGGCAAAGATGAGCTATCACGCCTTCATGTCCATGTTCCCTCGAGAAGGAATCCATTTGATACTCCTGATGACTCAGTGGAAACTATGGACTTACCACCAATACCCGGCTCTGCTCCGTCTTCTCTGCTACCCAGACGAAATCCTTTTGATTTTCTATATGGCGACGAAGAACAAGAGGGTAATCTCATAGGTGAAACTTGGGATCTCCAGGATTTTGTTCCAGCTTCACACTCTGAGAGCTTATTTAGAAGGGTTGACACCTTTGACTTAGGAAGAAGAGACCTTCAGCAAGAGAGACATCAGTCGAGGTTTAAACCTTATCTTACTTCAGAGATGGATTTAGAAGGAACTTCTATTTTTCAGAGACAATACAGTGGCAATAGTGAATCAAAAGTGAGTTTTATTTCAGGATCAGACACAGTTTCTCCATCTACAGATCTGGCACATAAAAGAGGGCTGGAGAGGCAGGAGGTTAATAGGGAAGTTGAACTGTCATCTCTTGCTGAACATGGAACTGATGCAGGGGATCTTCAAATTCACACTTCTAAGGAGGAATCTGATGACGCTGACAAAGGGAAGAGGGAACATCCTACAAATTATATTGAGATTGATGAAGCTAGTCCATCAGCCAGTTGGAGCTCTCTCGATAAACAGGAAGCTTTGCAGTGTGCAG GTCAAGGTGGTAATCTGGATTCTTTAGTGAAGTTAGAAATTTGTTCTCCAGGGGCATTGGAGGTCACAGCTGCTTCAGGAACTGCAGATTCTCTGCCAGTTAATGCAAATGTGGAAGAGTTATCATCCGTTGGTAAAAAACCATTTGAATGGTTCCCAACTTCAGTTTTTATCTATGAAAACAGATCAAGACTGAGTGAGGTTGATGACAACAGTGAATATAATGCAGCCAAAATCGGAAAATCAGTTGTTCAAGAAGTTCCAGATCAAGATGGAAGTTTaattagtttagaattaattGAATCATCAGAATGCTTGGATTCCTTGATTGTTATGGAGAAGATTTCTGAGATTAGTATCCAGTCAATAAGTGATCTGTCCAAGTCAAGCAGTGCCACTGAGAGTCCAGCTCTGACAAAGACTGTCAATAGCTCTGATGAAGAATCTAATGAGGTCCAATCTTCTGCCTTAGATACTTGCCAGACTTTGCCAGAAGAGATCGATCGATCTGCTAATTCCCACATTAGAGAGCTGTTATCTAATCATGAAGGATCTGATTTAATGTTTCAAAAGGATAGCCAGTCTGAAGATATTGCTTCTGGTTCCAAAAGTTCATTAAACCATGTCTTCGATTCTAAAG GGATAACATTGAACAGACTCTTCTTCAGTCGAGTGAAGCTTGTACTACTCAGAACAATGTATCCCAAACTGTGA
- the LOC122019931 gene encoding transcription factor MYB60-like, with protein sequence MGRSLCCDKVGIKKGPWTPEEDIVLVSYIQKHGPGNWRSVPTNTGLMRCSKSCRLRWTNYLRPGIKRGNFTPHEEGLIIHLQSMLGNKWAAIASYLPQRTDNDIKNYWNTHLKKKVEKNQVGNASIGYNIDGARNSHVSMLPISNCGSSTYASNMENISGLLQRWTRSSQKKTDPAQNQDLKCHGFQDDQGNCDTVSDREVGTSVPFEVESPSEARLCGAQHHSLTVLENWLLDEAVGIVDVTGISTGLCPDGVY encoded by the exons ATGGGAAGGTCTCTGTGCTGTGACAAGGTTGGCATCAAGAAGGGCCCTTGGACTCCTGAAGAAGACATCGTTCTGGTGTCCTACATCCAAAAGCATGGCCCTGGCAATTGGAGATCAGTTCCTACTAACACTG GCTTGATGAGATGCAGCAAGAGTTGCAGATTGAGGTGGACGAATTATCTCCGACCGGGAATTAAGCGCGGAAACTTCACCCCTCATGAAGAAGGATTGATCATTCATCTTCAGTCGATGCTTGGCAATAA ATGGGCAGCCATAGCTTCGTATCTTCCTCAAAGAACCGACAACGATATCAAGAACTACTGGAACACGCACCTAAAGAAGAAGGTCGAGAAGAACCAAGTCGGAAATGCGTCGATAGGCTACAACATTGATGGAGCTAGAAATTCTCATGTGTCTATGCTCCCCATCTCGAACTGTGGCTCCTCGACTTATGCTTCAAACATGGAGAACATCTCGGGGCTTCTCCAGCGGTGGACGCGGTCCTCCCAAAAGAAGACTGATCCCGCACAAAATCAAGATTTGAAGTGCCATGGCTTCCAGGATGATCAAGGGAATTGCGATACCGTGTCTGATAGAGAAGTTGGAACATCGGTCCCGTTCGAGGTAGAATCCCCCTCAGAGGCCAGACTCTGTGGAGCTCAACACCATTCTCTTACAGTGCTAGAGAATTGGCTACTCGACGAGGCTGTAGGCATTGTAGATGTCACAGGTATATCGACCGGTCTTTGCCCCGATGGAGTGTACTAA